The window AATACCCTGCAACAACTTATGCCGATGCCCTTTGGCGTGCGTAAACAGACAACGCCCTGCGGCGGCATTCCAGCCTGGCGCCTGACTCCGGCAACCGTACATGAAGCCGGTAGCGCGCAAAATGCCGGCGCAAGTGTGATGCTGTATCTGCATGGTGGCGGTTATGTTGTCGGTTCACCGACCAGTCATGGTGAAATGGTCGCGCGTATCGCCCGCCAGTGCAGTCTCGATACCTGGCTGATTGATTACCGCCTTGCTCCCGAGCATCCGGCTCCTGCAGCCCTTGAGGACGCACTCTGTGCCTACCGTACCCTCAGTGCTCAGGGACCGGTGATTATTGCCGGAGATTCGGCCGGCGGCGGTCTGAGTCTGGCCCTGACTGCCGCTGTTCTGCAACAGCAGCTGCCACACCCACAGGCGCTGGTTTTATTCTCGCCCTGGTGTGATCTGAGCTGCAGCGGTGCATCCATCAGTGAAAGGGAAGAGCGGGAGGTATTACTGCAGACAGACTGGCTGTACTTTGCGGCGGAGCAGTATGCCGGGCAGCAGGATCTGGATAATCCGCATATATCACCGCTGCATGCCGACTTCAGCGATTTTCCACCTACCCTGATTCAGGTTGGCAGCGAAGAAATTCTGTACGATGACAGCGTGCGCCTCGCTCAGCGTATGCGCCATGCAGGCGTTGAGGTAACCCTGAGCGAATACCCGCAGATGTGGCACGTCTTTCAGCTGCACGCCGGTTATATGCCAGAGGCGCGTCAGGCACTGAATGAAATTGCGGCCTTTACCAGACAACAGCAAAAGCGCGGATAACGGCCAATAAAAAGGCCCGCAGTCTGACGACGGCGGGCCTTTTTATTTAACTGCCGAAATTACTCAGCGGCTTCATCCTGAACTTCAACAACATCCGCTTCTGCTACTGCAACCGGACGGTCTACCAGTTCAACATATGCCATTGGAGCGTTATCACCAGCACGGAAGCCACATTTCAGAATACGAATGTAACCACCTGGGCGGGTTTGATAACGAGGACCCAAATCGCTGAACAACTTACCTACTGCTTCTTTGCTACGGGTACGAGCAAAGGCCAGACGACGGTTAGCAACTGAATCTTCTTTTGCAAGAGTGATCAGTGGCTCAGCTACGCGACGCAGCTCTTTCGCCTTTGGCAGGGTAGTCTTGATAATTTCATGCTCGAACAGGCTCACCGCCATGTTTTTAAACATGGCTTGACGGTGTGCGCTGGTACGATTGAAGTGACGACCACTTTTACGATGACGCATGGTTTTATTCCTTAACTAACTGAACGCTCTGCTCAGGCTAATACTTTGTCGTCGTTACGGAGGCTGGCAGGTGGCCAGTTCTCCAGATGCATTCCCAACGACAGTCCGCGTGAGGCCAGAACGTCTTTGATTTCAGTCAGAGACTTCTTACCTAAATTAGGAGTCTTCAACAGCTCTACTTCTGTACGCTGGATCAGATCACCGATGTAGTAAATGTTTTCTGCTTTCAGACAGTTGGCAGAACGAACGGTCAGCTCCAGATCGTCCACAGGACGCAGGAGAATCGGATCGATCTCTTCTTCTTCGCGGATCTGTTCAACGACTTCGTCGTTTTCCAGATTTACGAAGATAGCCAGCTGTTGCTGCAAGATGGTCGCGGAACGACGGATCGCTTCTTCCGGATCGATGGTACCGTTGGTTTCGAGATCGATAACCAGTTTGTCCAGATCGGTACGCTGTTCCACACGAGCGCTTTCAACGCTGTAAGAAACACGCTTAACCGGGCTGTAGGTAGCATCAAGCTGCAGTTTGCCAATGGCCTTGGTTTCTTCATCGTTCTGGTTACGGGACTCAACAGTCTCGTAGCCACGACCGGAAGCAACTTTCAGGGTCATTTTCAGTTCAGCGCCTTCACCCAGATGGGCGATAACGTGAGCTGGGTTAGCAACCTCAACACCATGATCCAGTTGAATATCGGCAGCTGTTACTGTTGCCGGGCCAACTTTCGCCAAGCTCAGAATCGCTTCGTCACGTTCATGTAATTTGACCGCAACACCTTTCAGGTTCAGCAGGATTTCAATTACGTCTTCCTGTACACCTTCGATCGCGCTGTACTCATGCAGAACGCCATCGATTTCGCATTCAACGATTGCAGCGCCCGGCATAGAGGAAAGCAGGATACGACGCAATGCGTTGCCTAAAGTGTGGCCGAAACCGCGCTCAAGCGGCTCCAGAGTCACTTTAGCGTGGGTATTGTTTACCTCATCCACCTGGATGTGACGAGGTGTCAAAAATTCATTAACTGCACGCTGCATAGCTGCCCCTTAAGTTCCTCTATTACTTAGAGTAAAGTTCCACGATCAGGTTTTCGTTGATCTCTGCTGGGAGATCAGCGCGCTCAGGAACTGCTTTGAAAGTCCCTTCCATCTTACCTGCATTGACATCAATCCACGCACAATCAGTGCGCTGTGCTGCCAGCTCAAGAGCAGTTTTGATACGATCCTGATTTTTCGCTTTCTCACGAATCGTAACCACATCGCCGCTCTTAACGTTGAACGAAGGAACGTTCACAGTCTGACCATTCACAGCTACTGCTTTGTGAGTGACCAGCTGACGTGATTCAGCGCGGGTAGAGCCGAAGCCCATGCGGTATACAACGTTATCCAGACGAGATTCCAGCAGTTGCAGCAGGTTTTCACCGGTTGCGCCTTTACGACGCGCTGCTTCTTTGTAGTAGCTGCGGAATTGCTTTTCCAGGATACCGTACAAGCGACGTACTTTTTGCTTTTCGCGCAGCTGCAGACCGTAGTCAGACAGACGACCGCGACCAGCACCGTGTACGCCAGGCTTGGTTTCCATTTTGCATTTAGTGTCTAATGCACGAACGCCGCTCTTCAGGAACAGGTCAGTTCCTTCACGACGAGACAGCTTACACTTAGGACCAATATAACGTGCCATATTTCTGCCTCCTTATACGCGACGCTTCTTAGGTGGACGACAGCCGTTATGTGGGATCGGGGTAACATCAGTGATGTTAGCGATCTTGTATCCACATGCGTTCAGAGCGCGGACTGCTGATTCACGACCTGGACCTGGACCTTTAACTTCCACGTCGAGGTTTTTCAGACCGTACTCTTTTGCTGCTTCACCAGCACGCTCTGCTGCTACCTGAGCGGCGAAAGGAGTGCTCTTACGAGAACCACGGAAACCTGAACCACCGGCGGTTGCCCACGACAGAGCATTACCCTGACGGTCGGTGATGGTTACGATGGTGTTGTTAAAAGAGGCGTGGATGTGCGCAATGCCATCGACTACCGTCTTTTTAACCTTTTTCTTGGTTGATCTTTGTGGCTTAGCCATTTTTAAATCCTGCTTTTAATATCAACACTGCAACAAGTCGAATGCAGCTACACTAAAAGACCGACCGTAAGATTACTTACGGATCGGTTTGCGCGGACCCTTACGGGTACGAGCATTCGTTTTAGTACGCTGACCACGAAGTGGCAGGCTGCGACGGTGGCGGATACCACGATAGCAAGCCATATCCATCAGACGCTTGATGTTCATTTGCACTTCACGGCGCAAATCACCTTCAACCGTATGTTTAGCTACTTCGTTACGAACAACATCCAGCAACTCTTCGCTCAGATCACCAATTTTGGTGGTCTCTGCAATGCCAGTAGCGGCACAGATCTGCTGGGCAGTAGTACGACCAATGCCATAGACATAGGTCAGAGAAATCACTGCATGCTTGTTGTCAGGAATATTGACACCGGCAATACGGGCCATGTCTAACTCCGTTACACTTTACTTGATGAAAGGGCGCGAGATACTACAGTCAGCTCAAAAATAAATCAAGCCATCTGTAATATTCACACCCGACCTTGTCCGGGGATTAACCCTGACGTTGCTTGTGCTTTGGATCTGAACAGATCACGCGCACACTACCGTTACGGCGAATAATTTTGCATTCACGGCAGATTTTTTTAACAGACGCACGTACTTTCATGACAGTCTCCTAAATCTGGCTCAGCGGGCTGAGCCAAAATTCTTCAGATTTGCTTTCTTCATCAGCGATTCGTACTGGTGTGACATCAGGTGCGATTGAACCTGAGCCATGAAATCCATTACGACCACAACCACGATCAATAACGATGTGCCACCGAAGTAGAAAGGTACATCTGCAGCGACTACCAGGAACTGAGGCATCAGACACACCGCGGCAATGTACAGCGAACCGAACAGAGTCAGGCGTCCTAAGACAGCATCAATATACTTGGCAGTCTGAATGCCCGGGCGGATACCCGGAATGAAAGCACCAGACTTCTTCAGGTTTTCGGCAACATCTTTCGGGTTGAACATCAACGCCGTATAGAAGTAGCAGAAGAAAATAATACCGGCAGCGAACAGTACGATGTACAGCGGCTGGCTTGGCGCCAGAGCCATACTGATGTCCTGCAGCCACTCCATACCCTCGCCCTGGCCAAACCACGTTCCCAGCGACGCAGGGAACAACAGCAGGCTTGAAGCAAAGATCGCAGGAATTACACCGGCCATATTAAGTTTCAGCGGTAAATGACTTGTCTGTGCCGCAAACATCTGACGACCCTGCTGACGTTTTGCGTAGTTAATGGTGATGCGACGCTGGCCGCGCTCAACAAAGACTACGAAACCGATCACCACGACTGCCAGGGCAGCAATAACCAGCAATACCAGAATATTCAGGTCACCCTGACGCGCAGACTCGAAAGCCTGACCAATTGCACTCGGCAGACCAGCAACAATACCGGCGAAGATCAGGATAGAGATGCCATTACCGATACCACGTTCGGTAACCTGCTCACCCAGCCACATCATGAACACTGCACCTGCCACGAAGGAAGGTACGGCGGCGATGTAGAAATCAATGCCCGAAGAGAAAGTAACGCCCTGGCCGGCAAGGCCGGCCGAGACGCCGAAGGCCTGAATCGTTGCAAGCAGTACAGTACCGTAACGGGTGTACTGGGTAATCTTGCGACGACCGGCTTCGCCTTCTTTCTTCAACTGTTCCAGCTGCGGACTCACCGCCGTCAGCAATTGCATGATAATGGAAGCAGAGATATAGGGCATGATACCCAGCGCAAGAATACTCATGCGCTCCAGTGCACCACCGGAGAACATGTTGAACATCTCCAGGATTGTGCCCTGGTTCTGCTCGAATAAACGTGCCAATGCTTCCGGATTAATACCTGGCACCGGGATATGGGTGCCAATCCGATATACTACAATCGCCAGGAGCACGAAGCGGATGCGTGACCAGAGTTCAGTCAGTCCGCTTTGCATGCCCTGTGGGAGTCCTTGCCTAGCCATTAGTCTTCGACCTTTCCACCGGCTGCTTCAATAGCAGCTTTTGCGCCTTGAGTGACTTTCAGACCTTTGATGGTCAAAGCCTTCTTGACTTCACCAGACAGAATCACGCGAGCTTCTTTGATCTTCTCGCCGATTACGTCTGCAGCTTTCAGTGCTGCCAGATCTACAACATCGCCTTCAACCAGAGCCAGTTCGTTCAGACGGATCTCTGCAACGTACTGTGCTTTGCGTGAAGTAAAGCCAAATTTTGGCAGACGACGGTGGATAGGCATCTGACCGCCTTCAAAGCCCGGAGCCACTTTACCGCCGGAGCGTGATTTCTGACCTTTGTGACCACGGCCACCAGTCTTACCCAGACCGGAACCGATACCACGGCCAACACGCTTAGGAGCAGGCTTCGAACCAGGAGCTGGGCTCAATTCGTTGAGACGCATATTACTCCCCTTCTACCTTAACCATGTATTGAACTTGGTTGATCATGCCGCGTACAGATGGAGTATCTTCCAGCTCAACGGTATGACCAATACGACGCAGACCCAGGCCTTGCATGGTTGCACGGTGCTTTGGCAGCTTGCCAATGGTGCTCCGTGTCTGGGTCACTTTTACGGTTTTCTTAGCCATAACGTATTACCCCAGGATCTCTTCTACGGACTTACCGCGCTTGGCAGCTACTTCTTCCGGAGACTTCATTTGTGCCAGACCATTGAAGGTTGCACGAACAACGTTTACCGGGTTGGTAGAGCCATAGCACTTAGCCAATACGTTTTTAACACCAACCATCTCCAGAACGGCGCGCATTGCACCGCCGGCGATGATACCGGTACCTTCAGAGGCCGGCTGCATGTAAATCTGTGCGCCAGAGTGACGGGCACGGACAGGATACTGCAGAGTGTTGCCGTCCAGCTGAACATTGACCATGTTGCGCTTAGCCTGTTCCATCGCCTTTTGAATTGCCAGAGGCACTTCACGGGACTTACCACGACCAAAACCAACACGACCATTGCCGTCGCCAACCACGGTCAGAGCGGTAAAGGCGAAAATACGACCACCTTTTACCACTTTGGCTACGCGGTTTACCTGAACCAGCTTCTCTTGCAGTTCACTTTCGTTACGTTCTACACGTTCATTATTTGCCATGATCTTTACCCTTAGAATTCCAGGCCGCTTTCACGAGCCGCGTCAGCCAGAGCTTTAACACGACCATGGTATTTAAAACCAGAACGATCGAACGCAACTTTAGTGATGCCAGCGGCTTTCGCACGCTCAGCAATCAACTGACCAACTTTGGTCGCTGCATTAACGTTACCAGTAGTGTCACTACGCAGATCCGCTTCAACGGTTGAAGCTGTCGCCAAGACGGTAGCGCCATTGGCAGAGATGATCTGAGCGTAAATGTGTCTGGGCGTACGATGAACGCACAGACGAACCGCGCTTTTCTCACGGATGTTCATCCGTGTTTTGGTGGCACGGCGCAAACGAGCTTTTTTCTTCTCATTCATGGCCTAGACCTTACTTTTTCTTGGCTTCTTTACGACGCACATTTTCATCAGCATAGCGAACACCCTTACCTTTATAAGGTTCTGGTGGACGGTAGCCACGGATCTCAGCAGCAACCTGACCTACTTTCTGCTTATCAATACCTTTGATAACCACTTCGGTCTGGCTTGGCGTCTCGACAGAAATGCCTTCCGGCAGTTCATAGTCGATTGGGTGAGAGAAGCCCAGAGTCAAATTTAATGACTTGCCGGATGCTTTGGCACGATAACCAACACCCTGCAGAATCAGTTTCTTTTCGAAACCAACGTTAACACCGGTAACCATGTTGTTTACCAGGGCGCGGAAAGTACCGGCCAGAGCGTTGGCTTGCTTGTCGCCAGTTTTAGGAGCGAAGGTCAGTACGTTTTCTTCCTGTTTGATTTCAACAGAAGAATGTACATCCAGTTCTAACTGGCCTTGCTTGCCTTTGATGGCGATTTTGTCTGCAGCCAGTTTAACTTCTACACCGGCTGGGATTTGTACAGGAGCTTTTGCTACGCGAGACATCGTAATTCCCCTTAGAATACGGTCGCAATAACTTCACCGCCCACGCCCGCAGCACGAGCAGCGCGATCAGTCATAACGCCTTTAGAGGTGGATACGATAGCCACACCCAGACCTGCTTCAACTTTAGGCAGCTCTGTGGTGCCACGGTACTGACGCAGACCAGGGCGGCTAACGCGCTGGATACGTTCAATAACTGGCTTACCTTCGTAGTATTTCAGATCGATGGTCAGGGTCGGCTTGACCGCTTCATCGATAGAAAAACTGTTGATGTAACCTTCAGCTTCGAGAACCTGGGCTACAGACTTCTTAATTTTTGAAGACGGCATGCTTACATTCTTATGACCAGCTTGCTGGGCATTACGAATGCGGGTGAACATGTCCGCCAACGTATCTTGCATACTCATTAATAGTTACCTCTGTTGTACAGCGCCCCCCTTCCGGTTCTACCCGAAAGGGGGAATTGCTTACCAACTAGCTTTTTTCAGGCCTGGCACATTACCCTTCATGCCTTCTTCGCGCAACTTAATACGTGAAAGCTTGAATTTACGGTATACGCCGTGTGGACGACCTGTCATTTGACAACGACGCTGCAGACGGCTCGCGGATGAATCGCGTGGCAGTTTCTGCAGAGCCTGTTGTGCATTCCAACGCTCTTCGTCAGAAGAGTTAACGTTGCTCACGATCGCTTTCAGTTCAGCGCGCTTGGCGGCAAACTTGGCAACCAGTGCTTCACGCTTCAGTTCACGATTCTTCATGCTAATCTTAGCCATGCTTAACTCCTTAGTTACGGAACGGGAACTGCAGCGCTTTCAGCAGAGCGCGGCCTTCTTCGTTGGTTTTTGCGGTAGTTGTGATGGTCACATCCATACCACGGACCTTGTCTACTTTATCGTATTCAATTTCCGGGAAGATGATCTGTTCCTTCACACCCATGCTGTAGTTACCACGACCATCGAAAGACTTAGGGTTGATACCACGGAAGTCACGAACACGTGGCAGAGCCACGTCGATCAGACGATCCATGAATTCCCACATACGCTCACGACGCAGGGTAACTTTACAGCCAATTGGCCAGCCTTCACGCAGTTTAAAAGCTGCGACAGACTTACGTGCCTTGGTGACAACAACTTTCTGACCGCTGATGGCTTCCATTTCGGCCACAGCGTTGTCCAGCAGTTTCTTGTCGCCCAGTGCTTCACCAACACCCATGTTCAGGGTGATTTTGGTGACTTTAGGCACTTCCATAATGTTTTTGTAACCAAACTCTTCTTGCAGCTTGGCTACTACTTCGTTTTTATACAGTTCTTGTAAACGTGACATAGTAGTATCCAACTCCAATTAGGCGTCGACTTGATCGCCTGTGGATTTGAAGATACGTACCTTGCTTTCGCCTTCAACTTTGAAGCCAACGCGGTCAGCTTTCTCAGTTTTCGGGTTCCAGATGGCTACGTTGGAAACCTGAATACCGGTTTCTTTTTCAACGATGCCGCCTGGCTGCTGCAGGTACGGGTTTGGTTTCTGGTGTTTTTTCACCACGTTAATGCCAGATACCAGCACACGGCCATCCTGCAGAACTTTCTGCACTTTGCCACGCTTGCCTTTATCTTTACCGGCAATAACAACTACTTCGTCATTTTTGCGAATCTTTAACATATCTCGTCCCCCTCCCTTAGAGCACTTCTGGTGCCAGGGAAATGATTTTCATGAACTGCTCAGAGCGCAGCTCACGAGTCACAGGGCCAAAGATACGGGTACCGATTGGCGCCAATGAAGCATTCAGCAGAACGGCAGAGTTTACATCAAAACGGATAATAGATCCGTCCGGACGACGTACACCTTTACGGGTACGTACTACCACGGCGTTCATTACCTGACCTTTTTTCACTTTACCGCGGGGAATTGCTTCCTTAACGGATACTTTAATCAAATCACCGATGCCGGCATAACGACGATGAGAACCGCCCAGTACTTTGATGCACTGTACGCGCTTCGCGCCGCTGTTGTCGGCAACGTCGAGCATTGATTGAGTTTGAATCATGCCTCTCGCTCCTAACTAACTGCGCCCGGTCCTCAGACCTTGGCGGCGCGCTCGTCGATATTTACCAGCGCCCAGGTCTTGTTTTTAGACATTGGGCGTGACTCTTTTACAGTAACGAGATCGCCAATCTGGCACTCGTTGTTTTCATCGTGGGCCATCACTTTAGTAGAGCGTTTCACGAACTTTTTATAGATCGGATGCTTAACAAAGCGTTCAACCAGAACAGTGACGGACTTGTCCATCTTGTTGCTCACGACACGACCACTCAGGGTACGAACGGTTTTTGTGTTCTCAGTCATGATTATTCACCTGCCTTGCTAGCCAGCACGGTTTTTACGCGAGCGATGTCACGACGGGTCTGGCCGATCAGATGAGTCTGACCCAGCTGACCTGTCGCTTTCTGCATACGCAGTTTAAATTGATCGCTCAACAGTTCTTCCAGCTGAGATTGCAGCTCAGCCACTGATTTATTTTTCAGTTCACTTGCTTTCATCACAGCACCGTCCGTTTAACAAATGCGGTTTCAAAAGGCAGTTTCGCAGCAGCCAGAGCAAAGGCTTCGCGAGCCAGCTCTTCTGGTACGCCTTCGATTTCGTAAAGAACGCGACCTGGCTGGATCTGACAAACCCAGTACTCAACGTTACCCTTACCTTTACCCATACGAACCTCAAGAGGCTTCTCGGTAATTGGCTTATCCGGGAAAACGCGGATCCAGATTTTACCACCACGCTTCACTTTACGAGTCATCGCACGACGTGCTGCCTCAATCTGACGAGAAGTCAGACGACCACGTCCAGTAGCCTTCAGAGCGTACTCACCGAAGCTCACTTTAGAGCCACGGATCGCCAAACCGCGGTTGCGGCCGGTCTGAACTTTACGGAACTTTGTACGTTTTGGTAACAACATAACTAATTCCCCTTATGAACGACCGGTTTTCTTTTTGCCCTGGTTCTTAGCGCGGTCACGTACCTCTTGGATACCACCGAGGATCTCGCCTTTGAAGATCCATACTTTTACGCCAATAACACCATAGGTAGTGTGTGCTTCATAAGTTGCGTAGTCGATATCTGCACGCAGTGTGTGCAGAGGAACACGACCTTCGCGGTACCACTCGGAACGAGCGATTTCAGCACCACCCAGACGGCCACTCACTTGGATCTTGATACCTTCGGCACCACCACGCATTGCATTCTGTACAGCACGCTTCATAGCGCGACGGAACATCACACGACGCTCCAGCTGACTTGCAACGCTCTGGGCTACCAGCTTGGCATCCAGATCCGGTTTACGAACTTCTTCGATGTTGATGTGTACCGGGATACCCATCAGATCGCTGAGATCTTTACGCAGAACTTCTACGTCTTCACCTTTTTTACCGATCACGATGCCTGGACGGGCAGTGTGAATGGTTACTTTGGCGTTTTGCGCTGGACGCTCAATAACGACCTTGCTCACTGAAGCCTTTTCCAGGCGCTTTTCGATCAGAGATCGAACAGCAATGTCAGTCAGCAGGTTGTCGGCGTACTTATCCTTACCGGCATACCAGATCGAGTTATGATCTTTAGTGATACCTAAACGGATACCGGTTGGATGAACTTTCTGACCCATCTGACCAACTCCTATTTTTCTGAAACTTTCACAGTGATGTGACAAGTGCGTTTCATGATGCGATCGGCACGACCTTTCGCACGTGGACGAATACGCTTCATTGTCATACCTTCGTCAACGAACACGGTAGAAACCTTGAGTTCGTCTACGTCGGCACCGTCGTTGTGCTCAGC of the Thalassolituus hydrocarboniclasticus genome contains:
- the rpsH gene encoding 30S ribosomal protein S8, translating into MSMQDTLADMFTRIRNAQQAGHKNVSMPSSKIKKSVAQVLEAEGYINSFSIDEAVKPTLTIDLKYYEGKPVIERIQRVSRPGLRQYRGTTELPKVEAGLGVAIVSTSKGVMTDRAARAAGVGGEVIATVF
- the secY gene encoding preprotein translocase subunit SecY, coding for MARQGLPQGMQSGLTELWSRIRFVLLAIVVYRIGTHIPVPGINPEALARLFEQNQGTILEMFNMFSGGALERMSILALGIMPYISASIIMQLLTAVSPQLEQLKKEGEAGRRKITQYTRYGTVLLATIQAFGVSAGLAGQGVTFSSGIDFYIAAVPSFVAGAVFMMWLGEQVTERGIGNGISILIFAGIVAGLPSAIGQAFESARQGDLNILVLLVIAALAVVVIGFVVFVERGQRRITINYAKRQQGRQMFAAQTSHLPLKLNMAGVIPAIFASSLLLFPASLGTWFGQGEGMEWLQDISMALAPSQPLYIVLFAAGIIFFCYFYTALMFNPKDVAENLKKSGAFIPGIRPGIQTAKYIDAVLGRLTLFGSLYIAAVCLMPQFLVVAADVPFYFGGTSLLIVVVVVMDFMAQVQSHLMSHQYESLMKKANLKNFGSAR
- the rplP gene encoding 50S ribosomal protein L16, which gives rise to MLLPKRTKFRKVQTGRNRGLAIRGSKVSFGEYALKATGRGRLTSRQIEAARRAMTRKVKRGGKIWIRVFPDKPITEKPLEVRMGKGKGNVEYWVCQIQPGRVLYEIEGVPEELAREAFALAAAKLPFETAFVKRTVL
- the rplF gene encoding 50S ribosomal protein L6, producing the protein MSRVAKAPVQIPAGVEVKLAADKIAIKGKQGQLELDVHSSVEIKQEENVLTFAPKTGDKQANALAGTFRALVNNMVTGVNVGFEKKLILQGVGYRAKASGKSLNLTLGFSHPIDYELPEGISVETPSQTEVVIKGIDKQKVGQVAAEIRGYRPPEPYKGKGVRYADENVRRKEAKKK
- the rpmJ gene encoding 50S ribosomal protein L36, which codes for MKVRASVKKICRECKIIRRNGSVRVICSDPKHKQRQG
- the rplR gene encoding 50S ribosomal protein L18, producing the protein MNEKKKARLRRATKTRMNIREKSAVRLCVHRTPRHIYAQIISANGATVLATASTVEADLRSDTTGNVNAATKVGQLIAERAKAAGITKVAFDRSGFKYHGRVKALADAARESGLEF
- the rplO gene encoding 50S ribosomal protein L15, with protein sequence MRLNELSPAPGSKPAPKRVGRGIGSGLGKTGGRGHKGQKSRSGGKVAPGFEGGQMPIHRRLPKFGFTSRKAQYVAEIRLNELALVEGDVVDLAALKAADVIGEKIKEARVILSGEVKKALTIKGLKVTQGAKAAIEAAGGKVED
- the rpmC gene encoding 50S ribosomal protein L29, with product MKASELKNKSVAELQSQLEELLSDQFKLRMQKATGQLGQTHLIGQTRRDIARVKTVLASKAGE
- the rpsE gene encoding 30S ribosomal protein S5 yields the protein MANNERVERNESELQEKLVQVNRVAKVVKGGRIFAFTALTVVGDGNGRVGFGRGKSREVPLAIQKAMEQAKRNMVNVQLDGNTLQYPVRARHSGAQIYMQPASEGTGIIAGGAMRAVLEMVGVKNVLAKCYGSTNPVNVVRATFNGLAQMKSPEEVAAKRGKSVEEILG
- the rpmD gene encoding 50S ribosomal protein L30; amino-acid sequence: MAKKTVKVTQTRSTIGKLPKHRATMQGLGLRRIGHTVELEDTPSVRGMINQVQYMVKVEGE
- the rpsQ gene encoding 30S ribosomal protein S17, which gives rise to MTENTKTVRTLSGRVVSNKMDKSVTVLVERFVKHPIYKKFVKRSTKVMAHDENNECQIGDLVTVKESRPMSKNKTWALVNIDERAAKV
- the rpsN gene encoding 30S ribosomal protein S14; amino-acid sequence: MAKISMKNRELKREALVAKFAAKRAELKAIVSNVNSSDEERWNAQQALQKLPRDSSASRLQRRCQMTGRPHGVYRKFKLSRIKLREEGMKGNVPGLKKASW
- the rpsK gene encoding 30S ribosomal protein S11: MAKPQRSTKKKVKKTVVDGIAHIHASFNNTIVTITDRQGNALSWATAGGSGFRGSRKSTPFAAQVAAERAGEAAKEYGLKNLDVEVKGPGPGRESAVRALNACGYKIANITDVTPIPHNGCRPPKKRRV
- the rplQ gene encoding 50S ribosomal protein L17, which produces MRHRKSGRHFNRTSAHRQAMFKNMAVSLFEHEIIKTTLPKAKELRRVAEPLITLAKEDSVANRRLAFARTRSKEAVGKLFSDLGPRYQTRPGGYIRILKCGFRAGDNAPMAYVELVDRPVAVAEADVVEVQDEAAE
- the rpsD gene encoding 30S ribosomal protein S4; protein product: MARYIGPKCKLSRREGTDLFLKSGVRALDTKCKMETKPGVHGAGRGRLSDYGLQLREKQKVRRLYGILEKQFRSYYKEAARRKGATGENLLQLLESRLDNVVYRMGFGSTRAESRQLVTHKAVAVNGQTVNVPSFNVKSGDVVTIREKAKNQDRIKTALELAAQRTDCAWIDVNAGKMEGTFKAVPERADLPAEINENLIVELYSK
- the rplN gene encoding 50S ribosomal protein L14, with the protein product MIQTQSMLDVADNSGAKRVQCIKVLGGSHRRYAGIGDLIKVSVKEAIPRGKVKKGQVMNAVVVRTRKGVRRPDGSIIRFDVNSAVLLNASLAPIGTRIFGPVTRELRSEQFMKIISLAPEVL
- the rplE gene encoding 50S ribosomal protein L5; amino-acid sequence: MSRLQELYKNEVVAKLQEEFGYKNIMEVPKVTKITLNMGVGEALGDKKLLDNAVAEMEAISGQKVVVTKARKSVAAFKLREGWPIGCKVTLRRERMWEFMDRLIDVALPRVRDFRGINPKSFDGRGNYSMGVKEQIIFPEIEYDKVDKVRGMDVTITTTAKTNEEGRALLKALQFPFRN
- the rplX gene encoding 50S ribosomal protein L24: MLKIRKNDEVVVIAGKDKGKRGKVQKVLQDGRVLVSGINVVKKHQKPNPYLQQPGGIVEKETGIQVSNVAIWNPKTEKADRVGFKVEGESKVRIFKSTGDQVDA
- a CDS encoding DNA-directed RNA polymerase subunit alpha, yielding MQRAVNEFLTPRHIQVDEVNNTHAKVTLEPLERGFGHTLGNALRRILLSSMPGAAIVECEIDGVLHEYSAIEGVQEDVIEILLNLKGVAVKLHERDEAILSLAKVGPATVTAADIQLDHGVEVANPAHVIAHLGEGAELKMTLKVASGRGYETVESRNQNDEETKAIGKLQLDATYSPVKRVSYSVESARVEQRTDLDKLVIDLETNGTIDPEEAIRRSATILQQQLAIFVNLENDEVVEQIREEEEIDPILLRPVDDLELTVRSANCLKAENIYYIGDLIQRTEVELLKTPNLGKKSLTEIKDVLASRGLSLGMHLENWPPASLRNDDKVLA
- the rpsM gene encoding 30S ribosomal protein S13, producing MARIAGVNIPDNKHAVISLTYVYGIGRTTAQQICAATGIAETTKIGDLSEELLDVVRNEVAKHTVEGDLRREVQMNIKRLMDMACYRGIRHRRSLPLRGQRTKTNARTRKGPRKPIRK
- a CDS encoding alpha/beta hydrolase, giving the protein MASLSARLTRTLLRTLVQPTFTPGFGLKRQRQRLNTLQQLMPMPFGVRKQTTPCGGIPAWRLTPATVHEAGSAQNAGASVMLYLHGGGYVVGSPTSHGEMVARIARQCSLDTWLIDYRLAPEHPAPAALEDALCAYRTLSAQGPVIIAGDSAGGGLSLALTAAVLQQQLPHPQALVLFSPWCDLSCSGASISEREEREVLLQTDWLYFAAEQYAGQQDLDNPHISPLHADFSDFPPTLIQVGSEEILYDDSVRLAQRMRHAGVEVTLSEYPQMWHVFQLHAGYMPEARQALNEIAAFTRQQQKRG